In Niveispirillum cyanobacteriorum, the following proteins share a genomic window:
- a CDS encoding MDR family NADP-dependent oxidoreductase encodes MNRRIVLARPMGPSPQPEDFQIEEVAIPVAAEGQVLIRVDHISLDPYIASALRGRHMSGGVAVGDVVPGEAIGTVVESRGDGFVPGDRVLCRPGWQEFVTTGIAPAGAPPGPLSPLAQKVAVPAGINPTALLGVLGMPGLTAWVGTVRTLRPVPGDTFVVSAATGPVGATAGQLAKRMGARVVGIAGGPEKCA; translated from the coding sequence ATGAATAGACGCATCGTCCTGGCCCGACCGATGGGTCCGTCGCCCCAGCCGGAGGATTTCCAGATCGAAGAGGTGGCGATACCTGTCGCGGCGGAAGGGCAAGTGCTGATCCGTGTCGATCACATCTCCCTTGACCCGTACATCGCCAGTGCTCTGCGTGGCCGACATATGTCGGGTGGCGTAGCCGTGGGCGATGTCGTACCGGGGGAGGCGATTGGAACGGTAGTGGAAAGCCGGGGTGACGGGTTTGTGCCTGGTGATCGGGTGCTATGCCGACCGGGGTGGCAAGAATTCGTGACTACTGGCATCGCTCCGGCAGGGGCACCACCAGGACCGCTAAGCCCATTGGCCCAGAAGGTGGCGGTGCCGGCAGGCATCAACCCTACCGCCCTGTTGGGCGTGCTGGGAATGCCGGGCCTGACGGCCTGGGTGGGGACGGTCCGCACGCTAAGGCCCGTGCCGGGCGATACGTTCGTCGTGTCTGCCGCCACTGGCCCCGTCGGCGCAACCGCTGGTCAACTGGCCAAGCGGATGGGCGCGCGGGTCGTGGGCATTGCGGGCGGTCCGGAAAAATGCGCCTAA
- a CDS encoding REDY-like protein HapK — MVTRIIALFNLKPGVDRADYERWARTVDLPTVKSLASIQDFSVHRSVALLGSDAAPPYQYVEVIDVADMEQFGRDIATDVMQTVAGQFQGMADVAFILTDNLG, encoded by the coding sequence ATGGTCACGCGCATCATCGCCCTGTTCAACTTGAAACCCGGTGTCGATCGCGCCGACTATGAACGATGGGCCCGCACCGTCGATCTGCCGACGGTCAAAAGCTTGGCATCAATCCAGGATTTCTCTGTCCACCGCTCAGTTGCGTTGCTGGGCAGCGACGCCGCCCCTCCGTATCAGTATGTGGAGGTCATTGATGTCGCCGACATGGAGCAGTTCGGTCGCGATATCGCCACTGATGTGATGCAGACAGTGGCGGGGCAGTTTCAGGGTATGGCCGACGTTGCCTTTATTCTGACTGACAATCTCG